TGCGCCGTTGCCCCGCAGGCCAGCGCGTAAAGCATCGGCTCGCGGTCGCGATAGGCGACCGTAAAGGACGGAATCGCGACGGAAAGCAGGCGGTCGGCGTCGATGGTCATGCGGTGGCCTCTGGACGGATGCTGGTCAACTGGTGGCAAGATTGACCAAACAGGCCGTATCCTGCAACTCGATTTCACTATTTGAAAACATCTTGGCGTGAAAACGCCAGTCTTTTCTTGACAGGACAGGACATTTCTCAAAACCATGGTGTGCATATCGAAACATCTTCACCCCTGACGGACGCCTGCCATGCCCTGCCTGCCGCCCCATGCCCCAACCTGCTGGCCCGCTTGCCGGCCGTGGGGGATTTTCACGGTTGACAGGGCGGCTGGCAAGGCAAATATTGCGATTTACGGAAGTTATTTCCGAAATATGCAAGTCAACCGGAGGGGCAGAACGTGACAGGCTGGCGGCTGGGAATCGATATTGGCGGCACCTTCACCGATGTGATCGCGGTGCCCCCCCCCCGGTTCGGGGCTGCGCCGGTCGGCCAAGGTGCCAAGCCAGCCGCAGCAGCCGGTGAATGCCATTCTGGACGCCATCGCGGCGGTCGGCCTGACCTGGCCGCAGGTCGAGGAAATCGTGCATGGCACCACCATCGTCACCAACGATATCGTGGAATCGCGCTGGCGTCCCTGTGCGCTGATCGCCACCGCCGGGTTTTCCGACACCATCGAACTGGCCCGCGGATCGCGCCGCCACCTGTATCGCATGGACGCCCTGCCGCGCCCGGCGCCGCTGGTCCCGGCGGATCTGCGCTTTGACGTGGCCGAACGCCTGGATCACGAAGGCCGCATCACCACCGCACTGACCGATGCCGAAATCGCCCGCGTGGTGGCGGCGGTGCAGGCGGCGGGCGTCGATACGGCGGCGGTCTGCCTGCTGCATGCCTTCCGCAACCCCGCCCATGAACAGCGTCTGGGCGAGGCGCTGCGCCAGGTCGTGCCGCATGTGTCGCTGTCGCACGAGGTCAGCCCCGAGTTCCGCGAATACGAACGCATGAACACCACGGTGCTGAACGCCATGATGATGGCCAAGATCAAGCATCACCTGGGCCTGCTGGCGGCCCGCAAACCCGACGACAGCCGCCTGCACCTGATGCATTCGGCATCCGGCATGGCCTCGCCCGCCCTTATCGCGGAACGGCCGCTGATGCTGGCCATGTCGGGGCCGGCGGCGGGGGTTGCGGCCAGTTGCAAGGCGGCGGCGGATCTGGGGATCGGCCATGCGATCACCTTTGACATGGGCGGCACCACGACCGATGTCTGCCTGATCGTGGATGGCCGGGCGCAGATCGCGGTCAACCGCGATCTGGGCGGGCAGCGGATACGGATGCCGATGGTGGCGGTCGATTCCATCGGGGCGGGCGGCGGATCCATCGCGCGGCTGGTGTCGGGCGCGCTGACGGTGGGGCCGGAAAGCGCGGGCGCCCGTCCGGGGCCGGCCTGCTATGGCAAGGGCGGCACGCTGCCCACCGTATCGGATGCCGACCTGCTGATGGGCTATCTGAACCCCGGGCGCACGCTGGGCGGGTCGATCACCCTGTCGCCCGACAAGGCGCGGGCGGCGATTGCCCCGCTGGCGGCCGACATGGGATTCAGCGTGGAACAGGCGGCCTGCGGCATTGCCCGCGTGGTGCATTCCAACATGGCCCGCGCCTTGCGCCGGGCCACGGTGGAACGCGGGCTGGATCTGCGGCAATTCCAGATGGTCGCCTTTGGCGGCGCCGGCCCCATGCATGCGGTCGAGGTGGCGCGGCTGTGCGGGATTTCGCGCATCGTGGTGCCGGCCTATTCCTCGGGCTTTTCGGCGCTTGGCTGCGTCGATGCCGTGATGAGCTATTCGCGCCAGATGACCGTGGGGATGAAATCCACCGGCTGGGACCAGCCCGCGCTGGATGCGCTGATCGCCGCACAGGTGGCCGATCTGTCGGCCGCGCTGGTGGCGGCGGGGCATGAGGGCGCCACGCTGCAAACCCGCCAGACCGCCGGCATCCGCTATAGCGGCCAAAGCTACGAAACCCCGATCGAAGGCCCCGCGCTGACCGACCCTGCCCTGCTGGGCGCGCAGTTCGATGCCGCGCACCGCGCGCTTTACGGCTATGCCACGGGCGAGGCGTGGGAACTGGCCTCGCTGCGGATCGAGGTGCTGGCCCCCGAAACCGCCGCCGCGCCCGAACCGGCGCGCACGGCCAGCGGTGACCCGGCGGTCACCGGCCAGCGCCGGGTGATCTTTGAATCCGGCGACAGCCACGACGTGCCGGTGCTGGACCGCGACAGCCTGCCGGTGGGGGTGATGCTGGATGGCCCGCTGATCGTCGAGGATGCCTGGTCCACCACCATCGTCCCGCCCGGAGACCGCATCGGCGCCGATGCGGCGGGCCATCTGACCATCGAGGTGACGCTGTGAAGGACGTGGCCATGACCAATCCCCCTGTGATCGACCCGGTGTCGCTGGAAGTTGTCCGCAACGCCCTGACCGCCATTGCCGAAGAAATGTCGATGGTCGTGATGCGCGCCGCCCGTTCCCCCCTGCTGCGCGAGGCGGGGGACCATTCGTCTGCCCTGACCGATGCCGATGGCTATCTGGTGGCACAGGGCGCCGACGTGCCAGTGCATCTGGGCGTGCTGTCGTTCACGGTGCGCGAATTTCTGGCCCGCGTGGGCAAGGACAGGCTGGCCCCCGGCGATGTCTGGATCGTGAACCTGCCCGATGTGGGCGGCAACCACCTGCCCGATGTCAAGCTGATCCGCCCGGTGTTCCGGGATGGCGTGCTGTATGCCTTTTCCATCAGCCTGGCGCATTGGGCCGATGTGGGCGGCGCTGTGCCGGGCAGCTATTTCGCCGGCGCGCGTGATGCCTGGGCCGAGGGCCTGCGCATGCCGCCGACCCGTCTGGTGGCTGGCGACGTGATGGATGAGGAAAAGCTGGCGCTGATCCTGGCCAACGTGCGCGGCCCCGAGGAACGCAAGGGCGATATCCTGGCCCAGATCGCCGCCACCACCGTGGCCGCCCGGCGGCTGGACGAACTGGCCGCCAGCCATGGCACCGCCTGGATGACCGCCGCCTTCGACGCCATCCACACCCGCGCCGAACGCCAGATGCGCGAGGCGATCCGCGCCATTCCGAACGGCACCTATATGGGCGAGGACTGGATGGACGACGATGGCCACGGCGGCGCCCCGGTGCCGATCCGGGTGACGGTGACCATTCAGGACGACACCGCGATCTTCGATTTCTCGGCCAGCGCCGATGCGGTGCCGGGGCCGATCAACACGACGAAATTCATCGCTGGCGCCGCGGCCTTTTACGCCATGAAGGCGCTGTATGGCCCCGATATCCAGCCCTCGGGCGGCTGCTACCGTCCGCTGAGCGTGATCACCCGCCCTGGATCCATCGCCGATGCGCCGGCCGACCGCCCCGTGGTGGGCGGCAACCACGAAACCTGCCAGCGGCTGGCCGATGCGATCTTTCATGCGCTG
The Gemmobacter sp. DNA segment above includes these coding regions:
- a CDS encoding hydantoinase B/oxoprolinase family protein; translation: MTNPPVIDPVSLEVVRNALTAIAEEMSMVVMRAARSPLLREAGDHSSALTDADGYLVAQGADVPVHLGVLSFTVREFLARVGKDRLAPGDVWIVNLPDVGGNHLPDVKLIRPVFRDGVLYAFSISLAHWADVGGAVPGSYFAGARDAWAEGLRMPPTRLVAGDVMDEEKLALILANVRGPEERKGDILAQIAATTVAARRLDELAASHGTAWMTAAFDAIHTRAERQMREAIRAIPNGTYMGEDWMDDDGHGGAPVPIRVTVTIQDDTAIFDFSASADAVPGPINTTKFIAGAAAFYAMKALYGPDIQPSGGCYRPLSVITRPGSIADAPADRPVVGGNHETCQRLADAIFHALVPVAAPLLSAGGPTTAGLVIFGTRTDQGLATFYEVHPGGEGARIDRDGMASTRVHLANVMNTPAEVIEAEYPITVEYQKLRQGSGGAGRHKGGEGIIRAYRMRGAETTVTTMFERAVVPAYGLEGGEPGKPFEARIIHADGSEQALRGKQNVQIGRGDLVIVTSCGGGGYGAPKQGG
- a CDS encoding hydantoinase/oxoprolinase family protein translates to MPSQPQQPVNAILDAIAAVGLTWPQVEEIVHGTTIVTNDIVESRWRPCALIATAGFSDTIELARGSRRHLYRMDALPRPAPLVPADLRFDVAERLDHEGRITTALTDAEIARVVAAVQAAGVDTAAVCLLHAFRNPAHEQRLGEALRQVVPHVSLSHEVSPEFREYERMNTTVLNAMMMAKIKHHLGLLAARKPDDSRLHLMHSASGMASPALIAERPLMLAMSGPAAGVAASCKAAADLGIGHAITFDMGGTTTDVCLIVDGRAQIAVNRDLGGQRIRMPMVAVDSIGAGGGSIARLVSGALTVGPESAGARPGPACYGKGGTLPTVSDADLLMGYLNPGRTLGGSITLSPDKARAAIAPLAADMGFSVEQAACGIARVVHSNMARALRRATVERGLDLRQFQMVAFGGAGPMHAVEVARLCGISRIVVPAYSSGFSALGCVDAVMSYSRQMTVGMKSTGWDQPALDALIAAQVADLSAALVAAGHEGATLQTRQTAGIRYSGQSYETPIEGPALTDPALLGAQFDAAHRALYGYATGEAWELASLRIEVLAPETAAAPEPARTASGDPAVTGQRRVIFESGDSHDVPVLDRDSLPVGVMLDGPLIVEDAWSTTIVPPGDRIGADAAGHLTIEVTL